The following are encoded in a window of Pseudomonas multiresinivorans genomic DNA:
- a CDS encoding sarcosine oxidase subunit gamma, whose protein sequence is MSKANLYQQRPADGIQAESPLHHAELDKLAARKVANAGVTLREKKFLGHLTLRGDAHDPAFAGGVHKALGLELPVALGLVAKGETSLQWLGPDEWLLIVPGGEEFAVEQRLREALGEELHYSVINVSGGQTLLELEGAKVREVLMKSTGYDVHPSNFPVGKAVGTNFAKSQLVIRHTGEHTWELVVRRSFSDYIWLWLQDACAEYGLQVAA, encoded by the coding sequence ATGAGCAAAGCCAACCTCTACCAGCAACGCCCCGCCGATGGCATCCAGGCCGAATCGCCCCTGCACCACGCCGAGCTGGACAAGCTCGCCGCGCGCAAGGTGGCCAACGCCGGTGTGACCCTGCGCGAGAAGAAATTCCTCGGCCACCTGACCCTGCGCGGCGACGCCCACGACCCGGCCTTCGCCGGCGGCGTGCACAAGGCCCTGGGGCTGGAACTGCCGGTCGCCCTGGGCCTGGTGGCCAAGGGCGAAACCTCGCTGCAGTGGCTCGGCCCGGACGAGTGGCTGCTGATCGTGCCCGGCGGCGAGGAGTTCGCCGTCGAGCAGCGCCTGCGCGAGGCGCTGGGCGAAGAGCTGCACTACTCGGTGATCAACGTCAGCGGCGGCCAGACCCTGCTGGAACTCGAAGGCGCCAAGGTCCGCGAAGTGCTGATGAAGTCCACCGGCTACGACGTGCACCCGAGCAACTTCCCGGTGGGCAAGGCGGTGGGTACGAACTTCGCCAAGTCCCAGCTGGTGATCCGCCACACCGGCGAACACACCTGGGAACTGGTGGTGCGCCGCAGCTTCTCCGACTACATCTGGCTGTGGCTGCAGGACGCCTGCGCCGAGTACGGCCTGCAGGTGGCGGCGTAA
- a CDS encoding lysozyme inhibitor LprI family protein translates to MKLLFLPLCLLAFSSFAQAAADCADAQTQADINACIGSAYKASDKRLNDLYGQYRQRLDAGQKKALTAAQKAWLNYRDLSCKFETSSVEGGSGYPMAYSNCLKAMTDQRIKELQTLSDCQEGDFNCPAPKH, encoded by the coding sequence ATGAAGTTGCTGTTCCTTCCCCTCTGCCTGCTGGCCTTTTCCTCCTTCGCCCAGGCCGCTGCCGACTGCGCCGACGCCCAGACCCAGGCGGATATCAACGCCTGCATCGGGTCCGCTTACAAAGCCAGCGACAAGCGCCTCAACGACCTCTACGGGCAGTACCGCCAGCGCCTGGATGCCGGACAGAAGAAAGCCCTGACCGCCGCGCAGAAGGCCTGGCTGAACTACCGCGACCTGAGCTGCAAGTTCGAGACGTCCAGCGTCGAGGGCGGCTCCGGCTACCCGATGGCCTACAGCAATTGCCTGAAGGCCATGACCGATCAGCGCATCAAGGAGCTGCAGACGCTGTCCGACTGCCAGGAAGGCGACTTCAACTGCCCTGCGCCCAAGCACTGA
- a CDS encoding class II histone deacetylase, protein MSRRTGFFFDERCFWHATGLHALILPVGGWLQPPVGGGHAESPESKRRLKSLMDVSGLSSQLHLSSAPLASEEDLLRVHPASYLERFKAYSEVGHGDMGEETMVSHGTYDIARQSAGLTIAAVDAVLRGELDNAYALSRPPGHHCLPDRGMGFCYLANIAVAVETAKARHGIQRVAVLDWDVHHGNGTEAIFYGRDDVLTLSIHQADCYPTGTGAVDDIGEGAGKGYNLNVPLYPGSGDDAYRATMETLIVPALERFQPELIVVASGFDANGVDPLARMLAHSETFRFMTAAVRDAAEHLCDGKLVVVHEGGYAEAYVPFCGHAVIEEMVGVRTEVVDPFLPMLEGQQPDADFRAFQRQALERMAAKLLG, encoded by the coding sequence ATGAGCCGCCGCACCGGGTTCTTCTTCGACGAGCGCTGCTTCTGGCACGCAACCGGTTTGCACGCGCTGATCCTTCCCGTCGGTGGCTGGTTGCAGCCGCCGGTGGGCGGCGGCCACGCCGAGTCGCCGGAGAGCAAGCGCCGGCTGAAAAGCCTGATGGACGTTTCCGGGCTCAGCAGCCAACTGCACCTGTCCAGCGCGCCGCTGGCCAGCGAGGAAGACCTGCTGCGCGTTCACCCGGCGAGCTACCTGGAGCGCTTCAAGGCCTACAGCGAAGTCGGCCACGGCGACATGGGCGAAGAGACCATGGTCAGCCATGGCACCTACGACATCGCCCGGCAGTCAGCCGGCCTGACCATCGCCGCCGTGGATGCGGTGCTGCGTGGCGAGCTGGACAACGCCTACGCGCTGTCCCGCCCGCCGGGTCACCATTGCCTGCCGGATCGCGGCATGGGCTTCTGCTACCTGGCGAACATCGCCGTGGCGGTGGAGACGGCCAAGGCGCGCCACGGCATCCAGCGCGTGGCGGTGCTCGACTGGGACGTGCACCACGGCAACGGCACCGAGGCGATCTTCTATGGCCGCGACGACGTGCTGACCCTGTCGATCCACCAGGCCGACTGCTACCCCACTGGGACTGGCGCGGTGGACGACATCGGCGAAGGCGCGGGCAAGGGCTACAACCTCAACGTGCCGCTCTATCCGGGCAGCGGCGACGACGCTTACCGCGCGACCATGGAAACCCTCATCGTGCCGGCGCTGGAACGCTTCCAGCCCGAGCTGATCGTGGTCGCCAGCGGCTTCGACGCCAACGGAGTGGACCCACTGGCGCGGATGCTCGCCCACAGCGAGACCTTCCGCTTCATGACTGCCGCCGTGCGTGACGCTGCCGAGCACTTGTGCGATGGCAAGCTGGTGGTGGTGCACGAGGGCGGCTACGCGGAAGCCTACGTGCCGTTCTGCGGTCATGCGGTGATCGAGGAAATGGTTGGCGTGCGCACCGAGGTGGTCGATCCCTTCCTGCCGATGCTCGAAGGCCAGCAACCGGACGCGGACTTCCGTGCCTTCCAGCGCCAGGCACTGGAGCGGATGGCGGCGAAGCTGCTGGGCTGA
- a CDS encoding ABC transporter substrate-binding protein, producing the protein MKVSLLTRISITCALAAAVGSVQAQSQSITVISFGGATKAAQEQAYFKPFEASGAGKIVAGEYNGEMAKVKAMVDVGKVTWDVVEVESPELLRGCEEGLFERIDPAAIGDEKNFVPGTLSECGVATYVWSMVMAYNGAKVAKAPQSWADFWNTAEYPGKRGLRKGAKYTLEIALLADGVKQEDIYKVLGTKEGVDRAFAKLDQLKGNIQWWEAGAQPPQWLAAGDVVMSAAYNGRIAAAQKEGVKLGIVWPGSLYDPEYWAVVKGTPNKALAEKFIAFASQPQTQKTFSENIPYGPVHKGTLDLLPADVRDALPTAPANLEGARSVDAAFWVDHGEELEQRFNAWAAR; encoded by the coding sequence ATGAAAGTGTCCTTGCTCACGCGCATCTCCATCACCTGTGCCCTTGCCGCTGCTGTCGGCAGCGTTCAGGCCCAGTCCCAAAGCATCACCGTCATCTCCTTCGGCGGCGCCACCAAGGCGGCCCAGGAGCAGGCCTACTTCAAGCCCTTCGAGGCCAGTGGCGCCGGCAAGATCGTTGCCGGCGAATACAACGGCGAGATGGCCAAGGTGAAGGCCATGGTCGACGTCGGCAAGGTCACCTGGGACGTGGTCGAGGTGGAAAGCCCCGAGCTGCTGCGCGGCTGCGAGGAAGGCCTGTTCGAGCGCATCGACCCGGCGGCCATCGGCGACGAGAAGAACTTCGTCCCCGGCACCCTCAGCGAGTGCGGCGTGGCCACTTACGTCTGGTCCATGGTCATGGCCTACAACGGCGCGAAGGTCGCCAAGGCCCCGCAGTCCTGGGCCGATTTCTGGAACACCGCCGAATATCCAGGCAAGCGCGGCCTGCGCAAGGGCGCCAAGTACACCCTGGAAATCGCCCTGCTGGCCGATGGCGTGAAGCAGGAAGATATCTACAAGGTGCTCGGCACGAAGGAAGGCGTTGATCGCGCCTTCGCCAAGCTCGACCAGCTCAAGGGCAACATCCAGTGGTGGGAAGCCGGCGCGCAACCGCCGCAGTGGCTGGCCGCCGGCGACGTGGTGATGAGCGCCGCCTACAACGGCCGTATCGCCGCCGCGCAGAAGGAGGGCGTGAAGCTGGGCATCGTCTGGCCGGGCAGCCTGTATGACCCGGAATACTGGGCCGTGGTGAAAGGCACGCCGAACAAGGCGCTGGCCGAGAAGTTCATCGCCTTCGCCAGCCAGCCGCAAACCCAGAAGACCTTCTCCGAGAACATCCCCTACGGCCCCGTGCATAAAGGCACCCTCGACCTGCTGCCGGCGGACGTGCGCGACGCGCTGCCCACCGCGCCGGCCAACCTCGAAGGCGCCCGCTCGGTGGACGCGGCCTTCTGGGTCGACCACGGCGAAGAGCTGGAACAGCGCTTCAACGCCTGGGCCGCTCGCTGA
- a CDS encoding formyltetrahydrofolate deformylase → MSRTPDTWILTADSPSLLGTVDVVTRYLFEQHCYVTEHHSFDDRLAQRFFIRIEFRAGDGFDEAAFRAGLTDRVSPFQMNVELTPPGYRSKVVIMVSKADHCLNDLLYRQRIGQLPMDVVAVVSNHPDLEPLARWHGIPYHHFALDPNDKGAQEAKVWKVIEESGAELVILARYMQVLSPELCRRLDGWAINIHHSLLPGFKGAKPYHQAYQKGVKLVGATAHYINNDLDEGPIIAQGVEPVDHSHYPEDLIAKGRDVECLTLAKAVGYHIERRVFLNANRTVVL, encoded by the coding sequence ATGAGCCGCACCCCCGATACCTGGATCCTCACCGCCGACAGCCCGAGCCTGCTGGGCACGGTGGACGTGGTCACGCGCTACCTGTTCGAGCAGCACTGCTACGTCACCGAACACCACTCCTTCGACGACCGCCTGGCCCAGCGCTTCTTCATCCGCATCGAATTCCGCGCCGGAGACGGCTTCGACGAAGCAGCCTTCCGCGCCGGCCTCACCGACCGCGTCTCGCCCTTCCAGATGAATGTCGAGCTGACCCCGCCGGGCTACCGCAGCAAGGTGGTGATCATGGTCTCCAAGGCCGACCACTGCCTGAACGACCTGCTCTACCGCCAGCGCATCGGCCAACTGCCGATGGACGTGGTGGCGGTGGTCTCCAACCACCCGGACCTGGAACCGCTGGCGCGCTGGCACGGCATTCCCTACCACCACTTCGCCCTCGACCCGAACGACAAGGGCGCGCAGGAGGCGAAGGTCTGGAAGGTGATCGAGGAAAGCGGTGCCGAACTGGTGATCCTCGCCCGCTACATGCAGGTGCTCTCGCCCGAGCTGTGCCGCCGCCTGGACGGCTGGGCGATCAACATCCACCACTCCCTGCTGCCTGGCTTCAAGGGCGCCAAGCCCTACCACCAGGCCTACCAGAAGGGCGTGAAGCTGGTCGGCGCCACCGCCCACTACATCAACAACGACCTCGACGAGGGCCCGATCATCGCCCAGGGCGTCGAGCCCGTGGACCACTCCCACTACCCCGAGGACCTGATCGCCAAGGGCCGCGACGTGGAGTGCCTGACCCTGGCCAAGGCCGTGGGTTATCACATCGAGCGGAGGGTGTTCCTGAACGCCAATCGGACGGTGGTGCTGTAA
- the fdhA gene encoding formaldehyde dehydrogenase, glutathione-independent: MSGNRGVVYLGPGKVEVQNIPYPKMQDPQGKQIDHGVILRVVSTNICGSDQHMVRGRTTAPEGLVLGHEITGEVVEIGRGVETMKIGDLVSVPFNVACGHCRTCKEQHTGVCLTVNPARAGGAYGYVDMGGWVGGQAEYVLVPYADFNLLKLPNRDAAMEKIRDLTCLSDILPTGYHGAVTAGVGPGSTVYIAGAGPVGLAAAASARLLGAAVVIVGDVNPTRLAHAKAQGFEIADLSKDTPLHEQIADLLGEPEVDCAVDAVGFEARGHGHSGSQHEAPATVLNSLMGVVRVAGKIGIPGLYVTEDPGAVDDAAKHGALSIRFGLGWAKSHSFHTGQTPVMKYNRQLMQAIMWDRIKIADIVGVEVITLDQAPKGYGEFDAGVPKKFVIDPHNLFRAA, encoded by the coding sequence ATGTCTGGCAATCGTGGTGTGGTTTATCTCGGCCCGGGAAAGGTCGAGGTCCAGAACATCCCCTATCCGAAGATGCAGGACCCGCAAGGCAAGCAGATCGACCACGGGGTGATCCTGCGCGTGGTCTCCACCAACATCTGCGGCTCCGATCAGCACATGGTCCGTGGTCGCACCACTGCGCCCGAAGGCCTGGTGCTGGGTCACGAGATCACCGGTGAAGTCGTCGAGATCGGCCGTGGCGTGGAAACCATGAAGATCGGTGACCTGGTCTCGGTGCCCTTCAACGTCGCCTGCGGCCACTGCCGCACCTGCAAGGAGCAGCACACCGGCGTCTGCCTGACGGTCAACCCGGCCCGCGCCGGCGGCGCCTACGGCTATGTCGACATGGGCGGCTGGGTCGGCGGCCAGGCGGAATACGTACTGGTGCCCTACGCCGACTTCAACCTGCTGAAGCTGCCCAACCGCGACGCGGCGATGGAGAAGATCCGCGACCTGACCTGCCTCTCCGACATCCTGCCCACCGGCTATCACGGCGCAGTGACTGCTGGCGTCGGTCCGGGCAGCACCGTCTACATCGCCGGTGCCGGTCCCGTTGGTCTGGCTGCCGCCGCTTCGGCACGCCTGCTGGGCGCCGCCGTGGTCATCGTCGGTGACGTCAACCCGACCCGCCTGGCCCACGCCAAGGCCCAGGGCTTCGAGATCGCCGACCTGTCCAAGGACACCCCGCTGCACGAGCAGATCGCCGATCTGCTGGGCGAGCCGGAAGTAGACTGCGCAGTCGATGCGGTGGGCTTCGAGGCCCGTGGCCATGGCCATTCGGGTTCGCAGCACGAGGCTCCGGCCACCGTATTGAACTCGCTGATGGGCGTGGTTCGGGTTGCCGGCAAGATCGGTATTCCAGGCCTCTACGTCACCGAGGACCCGGGCGCGGTGGACGACGCCGCCAAGCATGGCGCGCTGAGCATCCGCTTCGGCCTCGGCTGGGCCAAGTCGCACAGCTTCCACACCGGCCAGACCCCGGTGATGAAGTACAACCGCCAGCTGATGCAGGCGATCATGTGGGACCGCATCAAGATCGCCGACATCGTCGGGGTGGAAGTCATCACCCTCGACCAGGCGCCCAAGGGCTACGGCGAGTTCGATGCCGGCGTACCGAAGAAATTCGTCATCGACCCGCACAACCTGTTCCGCGCCGCCTGA
- a CDS encoding purine-cytosine permease family protein: MTTTQNQATTLELSTIQPIAAHERHGRARDLFTIWFGSNIMLLTVVTGALAVTVFKLPFFAAVLALVLGNLVGGVFMALHSAQGPQLGVPQMVQTRGQFGSFGSLLVVALVVIMYLGFFASNLVLGGQALHARFEVIGTNTGILLVGAISVIATVFGYRLIHGYTRVMSWLSGAVLLVSFVWLVFVHGLPADLLQRNENNIPGFLGALSIAALWQLAYAPYVSDYSRYMPQGTGSRTAFWSSYWGCCLGSILPMLLGVLVGLSVGEGDVIAGLIEMTGGFSAIMVAVFSIGIAATNSMNLYCGTLSAITVGQTLIPAWSAKAGWRAVIALALFGGSLTIALLGQDNFMANYTNFILLLLYVLVPWSAINLVDYYLIAHGEYDVLSFFRRDGGIYGTFNWTAVNCYILGILVQVPFMSTALYTGAAAQAMNGADISWVVGLGVVSPVYWLFSRKRQRALEAARA; this comes from the coding sequence ATGACAACGACGCAAAACCAGGCGACGACGCTGGAGCTGAGCACCATCCAGCCCATCGCCGCGCACGAACGACACGGCCGCGCCCGCGACCTCTTCACCATCTGGTTCGGCAGCAACATCATGCTGCTGACCGTGGTCACCGGCGCCCTGGCGGTCACCGTGTTCAAGCTGCCGTTCTTCGCCGCCGTGCTGGCGCTGGTGCTGGGCAACCTGGTGGGCGGCGTGTTCATGGCCCTGCACTCGGCCCAGGGCCCGCAGCTGGGCGTGCCGCAGATGGTGCAGACCCGCGGCCAGTTCGGCTCCTTCGGCTCGCTGCTGGTGGTCGCCCTGGTGGTGATCATGTATCTGGGCTTCTTTGCCTCCAACCTGGTGCTCGGCGGCCAGGCGCTGCACGCACGCTTCGAGGTGATCGGCACCAATACCGGCATCCTGCTGGTGGGCGCGATCAGCGTGATCGCCACGGTGTTCGGCTACCGCCTGATCCACGGCTACACCCGCGTGATGTCCTGGCTGTCCGGCGCGGTGCTGCTGGTCAGCTTCGTCTGGCTGGTGTTCGTCCACGGCCTGCCGGCGGACCTGCTGCAGCGCAACGAGAACAACATCCCCGGCTTCCTCGGCGCGCTGTCCATCGCTGCGCTCTGGCAACTGGCCTACGCGCCCTACGTCTCCGACTACTCGCGCTACATGCCGCAGGGCACCGGTTCGCGCACCGCGTTCTGGTCCAGCTACTGGGGCTGCTGCCTGGGCTCGATCCTGCCGATGCTGCTGGGCGTACTGGTCGGCCTGTCGGTAGGCGAGGGCGACGTCATCGCCGGCCTGATCGAGATGACCGGCGGCTTCAGCGCCATCATGGTTGCGGTGTTCTCCATCGGCATCGCCGCCACCAACTCGATGAACCTGTACTGCGGCACGCTCTCGGCCATCACCGTCGGCCAGACCCTGATTCCCGCCTGGTCGGCCAAGGCCGGCTGGCGCGCGGTGATTGCCCTGGCGCTGTTCGGCGGCTCGCTGACCATCGCCCTGCTCGGCCAGGACAACTTCATGGCCAACTACACCAACTTCATCCTGCTGCTGCTCTACGTGCTGGTGCCGTGGAGCGCGATCAACCTGGTCGACTACTACCTGATCGCCCACGGCGAATACGACGTGCTGTCGTTCTTCCGCCGTGACGGCGGCATCTACGGCACCTTCAACTGGACCGCGGTGAACTGCTACATCCTCGGCATCCTGGTGCAGGTGCCGTTCATGTCCACCGCGCTCTACACCGGCGCTGCGGCTCAGGCCATGAACGGTGCGGACATCTCCTGGGTCGTCGGCCTGGGCGTGGTCTCGCCGGTCTACTGGCTGTTCAGCCGCAAGCGCCAACGCGCCCTCGAGGCGGCCCGCGCATGA
- a CDS encoding aspartate aminotransferase family protein — protein MTDKTRAPRDTREYQKADAAHHIHAFLDQKALNAEGPRVMVRGEGLHLWDNDGNKYIDGMSGLWCTNLGYGRKDLTAAATAQLDELPYYNMFFHTTHPAVIELSETLFSLLPDHYSHAIYTNSGSEANEVLIRTVRRFWQIEGKPQKKIMIGRWNGYHGSTLAATALGGMKFMHEMGGLIPDIAHIDEPYFFAAGGDLTPAEFGRRCALQLEEKILELGADNVAGFIAEPFQGAGGMIFPPESYWPEIQRICRQYDVLLCADEVIGGFGRTGEWFAHQHFGFQPDTLSIAKGLTSGYIPMGGLVLSKRIAQALVEEGGVFAHGLTYSGHPVAAAVAVANLRALRDEGWVTAVKNDTGPYLQQCLREVFGNHPLVGDIQGTGFVAALQFVQDKATRKRFDNENDIAWRCRTIGFEEGVIIRSTLGRMIMAPALVAGRAEIDELVDKTRRAVDRTAQEIGVL, from the coding sequence ATGACCGACAAGACCCGCGCCCCGCGCGACACCCGTGAATACCAGAAAGCCGATGCGGCCCACCACATCCATGCCTTCCTCGACCAGAAGGCGCTGAACGCCGAAGGCCCGCGCGTGATGGTGCGTGGCGAAGGCCTGCACCTCTGGGACAACGACGGCAACAAGTACATCGACGGCATGTCCGGCCTGTGGTGCACCAACCTGGGCTACGGCCGCAAGGACCTGACCGCCGCCGCCACCGCCCAGCTCGACGAGCTGCCGTACTACAACATGTTCTTCCACACCACCCACCCGGCGGTGATCGAACTCTCCGAGACGCTCTTCAGCCTGCTGCCCGACCACTACAGTCACGCGATCTACACCAACTCCGGCTCCGAGGCCAACGAGGTGCTGATCCGTACCGTGCGCCGCTTCTGGCAGATCGAAGGCAAGCCGCAGAAGAAGATCATGATCGGCCGCTGGAACGGCTACCACGGCTCCACCCTGGCGGCCACCGCGCTGGGCGGAATGAAGTTCATGCACGAGATGGGCGGCCTGATCCCGGACATCGCGCACATCGACGAACCCTACTTCTTCGCTGCCGGCGGTGACCTGACCCCGGCCGAGTTCGGCCGTCGCTGCGCGCTGCAGCTGGAAGAGAAGATCCTCGAACTGGGCGCCGACAACGTCGCCGGCTTCATCGCCGAGCCGTTCCAGGGCGCCGGCGGCATGATCTTCCCGCCGGAAAGCTACTGGCCGGAAATCCAACGCATCTGCCGTCAGTACGACGTGCTGCTGTGCGCCGACGAAGTGATCGGCGGCTTCGGCCGTACCGGCGAGTGGTTCGCCCACCAGCACTTCGGCTTCCAGCCCGACACACTGTCCATCGCCAAGGGCCTGACCTCCGGCTACATCCCCATGGGCGGCCTGGTGCTGAGCAAGCGCATCGCCCAGGCGCTGGTGGAAGAGGGCGGCGTGTTCGCCCACGGCCTGACCTACTCCGGCCACCCGGTCGCCGCCGCCGTCGCCGTCGCCAACCTGCGCGCGCTGCGTGACGAGGGCTGGGTGACTGCGGTGAAGAACGACACCGGTCCGTACCTGCAGCAGTGCCTGCGCGAAGTCTTCGGCAACCACCCGCTGGTGGGCGACATCCAGGGTACCGGCTTCGTCGCCGCGCTGCAGTTCGTCCAGGACAAGGCCACCCGCAAGCGCTTCGACAACGAGAACGACATCGCCTGGCGCTGCCGCACCATCGGCTTCGAGGAAGGCGTGATCATCCGCTCCACCCTCGGCCGCATGATCATGGCCCCTGCGCTGGTCGCCGGCCGTGCCGAGATCGACGAGCTGGTCGACAAGACCCGCCGCGCAGTGGATCGCACGGCTCAGGAAATCGGCGTGCTGTAA